In one Flavobacteriales bacterium genomic region, the following are encoded:
- a CDS encoding class I SAM-dependent methyltransferase has translation MGRYYASSEYLSHESAGKSLTAAIYRTVRSARLATKHKLIRGFAPSGRLLDVGCGTGELIAFLATKGYAVEGVEPGSKASARAKQNHLLKVSPSLEDIPLQEQFQCITLWHVLEHLPDLQGSFKRLNALLAPNGYLFVAVPDRSSWDAQHYGPYWAAWDVPRHLWHFRQRDVHQLLQAHGFTLVRTNRMWLDAYYIALLSEQYRGTPKWLRWVLATLIGTLSNLCAWIQNRPSSSTLYIAQKT, from the coding sequence ATGGGCCGCTACTATGCCTCCAGCGAATACCTCTCACATGAGTCCGCCGGAAAATCACTCACAGCAGCCATCTACCGTACCGTCCGTTCAGCCAGGCTTGCCACAAAGCATAAGCTCATCAGAGGCTTTGCACCATCAGGACGACTCCTGGACGTAGGCTGCGGAACGGGGGAACTCATCGCCTTCCTGGCTACCAAAGGCTATGCGGTCGAGGGTGTAGAGCCTGGTTCCAAAGCGAGTGCCCGGGCCAAGCAAAACCATCTGCTCAAGGTGTCCCCGAGCCTCGAAGACATCCCATTGCAGGAGCAGTTCCAATGCATCACGCTCTGGCACGTGCTCGAGCATCTTCCCGACCTCCAGGGTTCATTCAAACGCCTGAACGCATTGCTCGCACCGAACGGCTACCTGTTCGTTGCAGTTCCCGACCGCTCAAGCTGGGACGCCCAGCACTATGGCCCATACTGGGCCGCCTGGGATGTGCCGCGCCACCTGTGGCACTTCCGACAACGCGATGTTCATCAGCTTCTCCAAGCCCACGGCTTTACCCTCGTCCGGACCAATCGAATGTGGCTGGATGCCTATTATATAGCCCTACTGAGTGAACAGTATCGAGGAACACCGAAGTGGCTCCGGTGGGTCTTGGCCACGCTAATCGGAACCTTGTCAAATCTGTGCGCTTGGATACAGAACCGCCCATCTTCTAGCACGCTCTACATCGCCCAGAAGACATAG